In Litorimonas taeanensis, one DNA window encodes the following:
- the folK gene encoding 2-amino-4-hydroxy-6-hydroxymethyldihydropteridine diphosphokinase — MGANLSNPKANFIEALNVLHDRAVVVRAISSLWHSPAWPAGKGSPDYINAVAEVSTKLSSEMLLECLHEVEAIFGRTRKVINAPRPMDLDVIDYRGEVKSGTINLPHPRLMGRPFVLLPLLEVAPSWTHPVTKLSAANGLAQLDSKDVLAHYVIERNWLKSLACV, encoded by the coding sequence TTGGGGGCTAATTTGTCCAACCCCAAAGCAAATTTCATTGAAGCATTGAATGTCTTACATGATAGGGCTGTCGTCGTGCGGGCCATTTCCTCACTCTGGCATAGCCCTGCTTGGCCTGCAGGAAAGGGATCTCCAGATTATATAAACGCGGTCGCCGAAGTTTCGACGAAACTCTCATCTGAAATGCTGTTGGAATGCTTGCATGAGGTAGAGGCAATATTTGGCAGGACACGGAAAGTCATTAATGCACCCCGTCCAATGGATTTGGATGTAATTGACTATAGGGGAGAGGTGAAATCAGGAACGATAAATTTACCTCACCCTCGATTAATGGGGCGTCCTTTCGTTTTATTGCCTCTATTGGAGGTCGCTCCTAGTTGGACGCATCCCGTAACGAAACTTTCGGCAGCGAATGGGTTAGCTCAATTGGACTCAAAAGATGTATTGGCTCACTATGTTATAGAGCGAAATTGGCTGAAATCTCTGGCTTGCGTTTAA
- the rpoZ gene encoding DNA-directed RNA polymerase subunit omega, with protein MARVTVEDCIEKVPNRFDLVLLAAHRSRNIAAGSALTVDRDNDKTPVVALRELADETLDMDELRESLVVGLQRVIFDDDLPDEEEDAPVLAIGHGEAAPQAEMSEADLLRALQGDRDNDSSSRF; from the coding sequence ATGGCGCGCGTTACCGTTGAAGATTGTATTGAAAAAGTTCCGAATCGCTTTGATTTGGTTCTATTGGCAGCGCATCGCTCGCGCAATATTGCCGCGGGTTCAGCGCTTACAGTTGACCGTGACAACGATAAAACTCCAGTTGTTGCTTTGCGGGAACTTGCTGACGAGACATTAGATATGGACGAGCTTCGTGAGAGCCTCGTCGTAGGATTGCAGAGAGTTATCTTTGATGATGATTTGCCGGACGAGGAAGAAGACGCACCTGTATTGGCTATTGGTCATGGAGAGGCAGCGCCACAAGCTGAGATGAGCGAAGCCGACCTCTTACGCGCTCTTCAAGGCGACCGAGATAACGACAGCTCTTCCCGGTTCTAA
- a CDS encoding lytic transglycosylase domain-containing protein, with product MQILRMPHSCLLRHQASIAFTTFVKAIQSLSANCVLIGALLSFGLPQTVFASNVPSPRLKPAPPALSQYLNDNDARNLRKAVAAAKRGSWSEYINLHNKVRDPLARDLLTWVRATRDPNAPQETLNIAAQRLSDWPRQTTIRAKAEANLFDRPIPPRATIEWFKGEDPVSGEGRMALARANFAIGNNEVGDMWLRSAWRDSKLTRDRQKTVFGEFKTKLKPDDHAIRADHLIWNGRYHLTKAQALLPHMASNERKLMDARIRVATNKSGMDAAINAVPVKYKNDAGLLYERAKWRRKRKTKDYALPVYKSVKTAPTNIQGRKALWREEKLMAYWLISEKRYKEAYQLAINHGFERGTEFAEAEFLSGWLALQKLNNRPVAQQHFKNLAETVTTPVSLARGYYWLGRASIGAERAIAFQQAAQYQNTFYGHLALTEMSDATPTLNLPPENDFSFSEAQLNADPRVRAMKLLAEIGDEQLYSQFSFHLDDVVESIEELSALSKISKDYGYMRPSLRAAKQASRFQTMLTNSGYPIIQVIENMPNDFEKAFVYAIARQETEFETNAVSSARAYGLMQMINSTAKYTARKHRIPYSQSRLLSDSDYAATLGAHHLNDLLEQWDGSYILAAVSYNAGPHRAKQWIKTYGDPRKGDIDPIDWIESTPFSETRNYVQRVMENMQVYRARRNGDSHPLYIERDLRFGQQ from the coding sequence ATGCAGATATTACGAATGCCTCATAGCTGTCTACTACGACATCAGGCAAGCATTGCTTTTACCACATTCGTTAAAGCTATCCAGTCCTTATCTGCAAACTGTGTCCTTATCGGGGCGCTTCTAAGTTTTGGTTTACCTCAAACTGTTTTTGCGTCAAACGTTCCGTCACCGCGCCTAAAGCCTGCACCGCCTGCTCTCTCTCAATATTTAAATGACAATGACGCGCGTAACCTAAGAAAAGCTGTAGCTGCTGCGAAACGAGGAAGTTGGTCCGAATATATCAACCTTCATAATAAAGTAAGAGACCCATTAGCACGCGACCTATTAACTTGGGTAAGAGCGACTCGTGACCCCAATGCGCCTCAAGAAACACTTAACATAGCAGCACAAAGACTCTCCGACTGGCCGCGTCAAACGACAATTAGAGCAAAAGCTGAAGCCAACTTATTTGACCGTCCTATTCCCCCCAGAGCTACGATTGAATGGTTTAAGGGCGAAGACCCAGTTTCTGGTGAGGGGCGCATGGCCCTTGCCCGCGCCAATTTCGCCATAGGTAATAATGAAGTTGGTGACATGTGGCTTCGCTCTGCTTGGAGGGACTCAAAACTAACCCGCGACCGTCAAAAGACTGTGTTCGGTGAGTTTAAAACGAAGCTTAAACCTGACGATCATGCCATCAGAGCAGACCATTTGATATGGAATGGAAGATATCATCTAACAAAAGCGCAGGCCCTATTACCACATATGGCCAGTAATGAACGAAAGCTTATGGATGCTAGAATACGCGTGGCCACGAATAAATCTGGAATGGATGCCGCCATCAATGCCGTTCCTGTCAAATATAAAAATGATGCTGGGCTTTTATATGAACGTGCAAAATGGCGTAGAAAAAGAAAGACCAAAGATTACGCCCTGCCCGTCTATAAAAGTGTAAAGACAGCTCCCACAAATATACAGGGTCGGAAAGCTCTATGGCGCGAAGAAAAACTGATGGCTTACTGGCTCATCAGTGAAAAGCGATACAAAGAAGCCTACCAACTCGCGATAAATCATGGATTTGAACGCGGAACCGAGTTTGCTGAAGCCGAATTTCTTTCTGGATGGCTTGCATTGCAAAAATTGAATAACCGACCAGTTGCGCAACAACATTTCAAAAATTTAGCGGAGACGGTAACAACGCCGGTCTCCCTTGCAAGAGGATATTATTGGCTTGGGCGAGCCTCAATTGGCGCCGAAAGAGCCATAGCCTTTCAACAAGCCGCACAATACCAAAACACGTTCTATGGGCACCTTGCTCTTACTGAGATGAGCGACGCCACGCCTACCCTCAATCTTCCCCCAGAGAATGACTTCAGCTTTTCAGAAGCACAACTTAATGCCGACCCCCGAGTTAGAGCGATGAAGCTTTTAGCCGAGATTGGGGATGAACAGCTTTACTCTCAATTTTCCTTCCACCTTGATGATGTAGTGGAATCTATTGAGGAGCTTTCTGCTTTATCTAAAATATCCAAAGATTACGGATACATGCGCCCATCACTTCGCGCAGCAAAGCAAGCCTCCCGTTTTCAAACAATGCTTACGAATTCAGGTTACCCTATAATTCAAGTCATTGAGAATATGCCAAATGATTTTGAGAAAGCGTTCGTTTACGCCATTGCGCGGCAGGAAACAGAATTTGAAACGAATGCTGTCAGCTCGGCGCGCGCCTATGGGCTAATGCAAATGATCAATTCTACGGCGAAGTATACGGCAAGGAAACACCGTATACCTTACAGTCAATCAAGACTCCTGAGCGATTCTGATTACGCCGCGACTTTAGGAGCTCATCACTTGAATGACCTCTTAGAACAATGGGATGGTTCCTATATCCTTGCGGCCGTCTCATATAATGCGGGGCCTCATCGGGCTAAACAGTGGATTAAGACTTATGGTGACCCACGAAAAGGCGATATAGATCCAATTGACTGGATTGAGTCGACCCCATTTTCGGAAACTCGAAATTATGTTCAGCGTGTGATGGAAAACATGCAAGTTTATAGAGCACGCCGTAACGGGGACTCTCACCCACTCTATATTGAACGAGATTTAAGATTCGGACAGCAATAG
- the dapA gene encoding 4-hydroxy-tetrahydrodipicolinate synthase, whose protein sequence is MIKGSITALVTPFKNGQIDEGSFQEFVNWQIDNGTHGLVPCGTTGESATLSDEEHRRVIALCVEAADGRVPVIAGAGSNETSVSVAYARHAKEEGADAALVVTPYYNKPNQEGIFQHFKAISEAVDIPIVVYNIPGRSVVDITNDTMGRLSKLPTVIGCKDATGEVDRVQGLIDRCGEDFIQLSGDDGTSLGHSVHGGKGAISVGSNIAPRLYSDFHEAMLEGDYTKAKALNAKLDRLHKDLFLCPSPSPAKYALSLMGKMEPSVRLPIVPCSEATKQAVEAAMKRAELSW, encoded by the coding sequence ATGATTAAAGGGTCTATAACAGCCTTAGTAACGCCTTTTAAAAATGGGCAAATTGATGAGGGTTCATTCCAAGAATTTGTCAATTGGCAAATTGATAACGGTACACATGGTCTGGTCCCTTGTGGAACGACGGGAGAATCAGCGACACTGTCCGATGAGGAACATCGCCGCGTTATTGCGCTTTGTGTAGAAGCGGCGGACGGGCGCGTCCCAGTAATTGCTGGGGCTGGGTCCAATGAGACGAGTGTCTCAGTGGCTTATGCACGACACGCAAAAGAAGAGGGCGCTGACGCGGCCCTTGTGGTGACGCCATATTATAACAAACCTAATCAAGAAGGTATCTTTCAGCACTTCAAAGCAATTTCAGAGGCAGTCGACATTCCCATTGTTGTCTATAACATTCCTGGGCGAAGTGTGGTTGATATTACAAATGATACGATGGGGAGATTATCTAAACTTCCAACCGTAATAGGATGTAAAGATGCCACAGGAGAAGTTGACCGTGTTCAAGGTTTGATTGATCGTTGCGGAGAAGACTTTATTCAGCTCTCGGGTGATGATGGAACCTCATTGGGGCATTCCGTTCACGGAGGCAAAGGCGCGATTTCTGTTGGATCTAATATCGCGCCGCGCCTGTATTCTGACTTTCATGAAGCTATGCTAGAGGGGGACTATACGAAAGCGAAAGCCCTAAATGCTAAACTTGATCGTTTGCACAAGGATTTATTCCTTTGCCCAAGTCCTTCACCTGCTAAATATGCACTTTCTTTGATGGGGAAAATGGAACCGTCTGTTCGGTTGCCGATTGTACCTTGTTCAGAAGCCACGAAACAAGCTGTTGAAGCGGCTATGAAGCGTGCAGAATTAAGCTGGTAA
- the rpsU gene encoding 30S ribosomal protein S21 yields MVEIYVRQNNVDQALRALKKKLQNEGILREMKARKHYEKPSEKRVREQAEAVRRARKLARKRAQIEGLIPMKKKPSRR; encoded by the coding sequence ATGGTTGAAATCTACGTCCGTCAAAACAATGTGGACCAAGCCCTCCGCGCGTTGAAAAAGAAATTGCAAAACGAAGGTATTCTTCGTGAAATGAAAGCGCGTAAGCATTACGAAAAGCCTTCTGAGAAACGTGTACGCGAGCAGGCTGAGGCTGTTCGTCGCGCTCGTAAATTGGCTCGTAAACGTGCTCAAATCGAAGGTCTTATTCCTATGAAGAAGAAGCCTTCACGTCGCTAG
- a CDS encoding LabA-like NYN domain-containing protein, translating into MAFYPDERIALFIDGANLHSTGKTLDYDIDYKKLLELFKNKGRLVLAKYYTALLEHDDYSPIRPLVDWLDYNGFQVITKPAKTYTDRDGRSRVKGNMDIEITVDMMDIAPHIDHLLLVSGDGDFAAVVDAVQKKGVRVTVLSTLKSNPPMLGDELRRQANDVIDLADLGAMIGRPKRDYSHSGSSDDESI; encoded by the coding sequence ATGGCCTTTTATCCCGACGAACGCATTGCTCTCTTTATAGATGGTGCAAATTTACATTCTACGGGAAAAACACTGGATTATGATATTGATTATAAAAAGCTGTTAGAACTTTTTAAAAATAAAGGCCGGCTCGTTCTTGCAAAATATTATACTGCCTTATTGGAGCATGACGATTACTCGCCTATCCGCCCTTTAGTTGACTGGCTAGACTATAATGGTTTTCAGGTCATCACAAAGCCCGCAAAAACCTACACAGATCGTGATGGTCGTAGCCGCGTTAAAGGCAATATGGACATCGAGATTACCGTAGACATGATGGATATTGCCCCTCACATAGATCATCTGCTTTTAGTCTCTGGTGATGGAGATTTTGCTGCGGTCGTCGATGCTGTCCAAAAAAAAGGGGTAAGGGTAACAGTTTTATCAACACTGAAATCAAACCCTCCTATGCTTGGGGACGAGCTAAGGCGACAGGCTAATGATGTAATAGACCTTGCCGATTTGGGAGCAATGATCGGCCGTCCTAAACGTGATTATAGCCACTCAGGTTCTAGCGATGACGAGAGCATATAA
- a CDS encoding threonine ammonia-lyase: MHAAPNFLSVMEAAQSLEGYAIKTPLIRAEMLDSLCGCKLYIKAETMQKGGAFKYRGARNRLSQLSPAESKKGVVAFSSGNHAIGVAVSANELGLSALIVMPEDAPKVKVEKVLSYGAEIEFYDRDTQSREAIAADISARTGRTLVPSFDDVHIISGQGTVGVEIAAQCPDVKAVVTGLGGGGLCAGTSLALNQLRPDCRIYGAEPETYNDHQQSLRHGYRVALKAKPPSLCDALLTPQPGELTWPINSKSLSGVFTASDENCLKVMAIVKRELGLIVEPGGAVAIASIMRHKPFEENEFVVAIASGGNVDADILQQALNLY; the protein is encoded by the coding sequence ATGCATGCCGCACCTAATTTTTTGTCTGTAATGGAAGCCGCTCAAAGCTTAGAGGGATATGCTATCAAAACCCCGCTAATTCGGGCGGAAATGTTAGATAGTCTATGTGGTTGTAAACTCTACATAAAAGCAGAAACTATGCAAAAGGGCGGCGCTTTTAAATATCGCGGCGCTAGAAATCGACTCTCTCAATTATCTCCAGCAGAGTCAAAGAAAGGGGTGGTTGCTTTTTCGTCTGGTAATCACGCGATAGGCGTTGCGGTCTCTGCAAATGAACTCGGGTTATCTGCCTTGATAGTCATGCCAGAAGACGCTCCGAAAGTAAAAGTTGAGAAGGTTTTGTCATATGGAGCAGAGATAGAATTTTATGATAGAGACACTCAAAGCCGCGAGGCCATAGCTGCAGATATTTCAGCCCGTACGGGCAGAACTTTGGTGCCTTCATTTGATGATGTCCATATAATCTCTGGGCAGGGCACAGTGGGTGTCGAAATCGCTGCGCAATGTCCTGATGTGAAGGCCGTTGTTACGGGGCTCGGCGGGGGCGGATTATGTGCCGGTACCAGCCTTGCCCTCAATCAGCTACGTCCTGATTGCAGAATCTATGGTGCTGAACCCGAAACTTATAATGATCATCAACAATCACTCAGACATGGTTATCGAGTGGCTTTAAAAGCAAAGCCGCCTTCTTTATGTGATGCTTTACTGACCCCGCAACCGGGAGAACTTACTTGGCCTATTAATTCTAAGTCATTGTCTGGAGTTTTCACGGCTTCAGATGAGAACTGCTTAAAAGTCATGGCAATAGTGAAGCGCGAACTGGGTTTAATTGTAGAGCCAGGAGGTGCAGTCGCTATTGCTTCTATAATGCGCCATAAGCCTTTCGAAGAGAATGAATTTGTTGTGGCTATAGCGTCTGGAGGAAATGTTGACGCTGATATCCTTCAGCAAGCATTGAATTTGTATTAG
- a CDS encoding uracil-DNA glycosylase: protein MRQFILDNRLKYPSFFNGPVPSFGDADAELLIIGLAPGLKGANATGRPFTGDYAGDLLYETLAEFDLSNGMYEGSANDGLALKRAMITNAVRCVPPQNKPIGEEINTCRDYLISQMKALPHLKALLCLGKISHDSTIRSLGLKLKDHPFAHNVAYDLEGGVTLFSSYHCSRYNTNTKRLTEKMFHDVFRAIKSHIDE from the coding sequence TTGCGTCAATTCATTTTAGACAACCGTTTGAAATACCCAAGTTTTTTCAACGGCCCAGTTCCTAGCTTTGGAGATGCTGATGCAGAGCTCCTCATTATAGGTCTCGCCCCAGGACTCAAAGGCGCAAATGCCACAGGCAGGCCCTTCACTGGGGATTATGCTGGAGATTTACTCTACGAAACATTGGCTGAGTTTGACTTGTCTAACGGTATGTATGAAGGGTCCGCTAATGACGGGCTAGCCCTTAAACGCGCAATGATTACAAATGCAGTGCGTTGCGTCCCCCCTCAAAACAAACCCATAGGTGAAGAAATAAATACTTGCCGCGATTATCTTATTTCACAAATGAAAGCGCTTCCTCATCTAAAAGCCTTACTTTGCCTTGGAAAAATAAGTCACGATAGCACGATAAGAAGCCTTGGACTGAAACTAAAGGATCACCCATTTGCGCATAATGTTGCCTATGATTTAGAGGGCGGGGTCACGTTATTTTCAAGTTATCACTGCTCGCGATATAATACGAATACGAAACGCCTAACTGAAAAAATGTTTCATGATGTATTTAGGGCCATTAAAAGCCATATTGATGAATAA
- a CDS encoding long-chain fatty acid--CoA ligase — MQGLMMKHELMISDLIEHAATVHKDREIYTLNTDLTEHRYTWNECAIRVRKLANALLAAGVKKGDRIATIAWNNYRHVEIYYAVSSIGAIVHTINPRLKPQQIAWMINHAEDTMLMFDTTFGPIIDGVSALCPTVKKWVCLTDNNGMPEYKTDVQDYESFIAEGSETINWERFDENTACTLCYTSGTTGDPKGVLYSHRSTILHAMAGSMHDVIGGGACDSVLAVVPMFHVSAWGLVYSAAMVGAKLVLPGPGLDGPNMCKMITQEEVTLMAGVPTVWLGIYNHAKANGIELTTVKKALVGGSALPESLLRAYELDLGIPMQQGWGMTETSPLGVTYSPYPGTENNSFEDSVSTKLLAGRRIFGVDMRIVDDEDNILPQDGKAEGHLHVRGPWISSGYFKGAGEDSFTNDGWFRTGDVAVLHPTGYLEITDRSKDVIKSGGEWVSSIEVENAASDHPEVAMAACIGITHEKWQERPFLIVQPVPGKSPDKEEIKACIAKKCAKWWLPDEIVFQDELPLGATGKILKRELKTIYKDHYVK; from the coding sequence ATGCAAGGTTTAATGATGAAGCATGAGTTGATGATTAGTGATCTAATCGAACATGCAGCCACGGTACATAAGGATCGTGAGATCTATACTCTCAACACAGATTTAACTGAACATAGATATACTTGGAATGAATGTGCCATTCGTGTCCGTAAACTCGCAAATGCTCTGCTGGCCGCAGGTGTCAAAAAAGGCGATCGCATAGCAACAATTGCTTGGAACAATTATCGCCACGTTGAAATTTATTATGCGGTATCCTCTATTGGCGCCATAGTTCACACAATTAACCCTCGCCTAAAACCTCAGCAAATTGCTTGGATGATTAATCACGCTGAAGACACAATGTTGATGTTTGACACAACATTTGGCCCCATCATTGACGGCGTCTCTGCTCTTTGCCCAACGGTAAAAAAATGGGTGTGCCTGACAGACAATAATGGCATGCCTGAGTACAAAACTGATGTTCAGGATTATGAGAGTTTTATCGCCGAAGGCTCTGAAACTATCAACTGGGAGAGATTTGACGAAAATACGGCCTGCACTCTATGTTATACCTCAGGGACAACAGGCGACCCAAAGGGGGTGCTGTATTCTCACCGCTCCACAATCCTGCATGCTATGGCCGGCAGTATGCATGATGTGATTGGCGGCGGCGCATGCGACTCAGTCCTCGCTGTAGTACCAATGTTCCATGTTAGTGCTTGGGGCTTAGTTTACTCAGCCGCAATGGTAGGTGCAAAACTGGTCCTGCCTGGTCCAGGCTTAGATGGCCCAAATATGTGTAAGATGATTACACAAGAAGAAGTGACACTGATGGCCGGAGTACCAACCGTTTGGCTCGGTATTTATAACCATGCCAAAGCAAATGGCATTGAACTCACGACAGTTAAAAAAGCCCTTGTCGGCGGGTCCGCTTTACCAGAATCTTTACTCCGTGCTTATGAACTCGATTTAGGCATTCCGATGCAACAAGGCTGGGGCATGACCGAAACATCGCCTTTAGGTGTTACCTATTCGCCCTACCCTGGAACAGAGAACAACAGTTTTGAAGACTCTGTATCTACTAAATTACTTGCTGGACGACGCATATTCGGTGTCGACATGCGTATCGTTGATGATGAAGATAACATTCTACCTCAAGACGGTAAGGCTGAAGGGCATCTACATGTTCGAGGCCCTTGGATTTCGTCAGGTTATTTCAAAGGCGCAGGAGAAGACAGCTTTACAAATGACGGCTGGTTCCGGACAGGTGACGTTGCTGTTCTACACCCAACAGGCTACCTTGAGATCACTGACAGATCGAAAGATGTTATTAAGTCTGGCGGAGAATGGGTAAGTTCAATCGAAGTTGAAAATGCCGCTTCTGACCACCCAGAAGTCGCCATGGCTGCCTGTATTGGTATCACACATGAAAAGTGGCAGGAACGCCCCTTCCTAATTGTCCAACCCGTTCCTGGAAAATCTCCAGATAAAGAGGAAATTAAAGCCTGTATTGCCAAAAAATGTGCGAAATGGTGGTTGCCCGATGAAATCGTTTTCCAAGATGAGTTGCCATTAGGTGCGACCGGGAAAATCCTCAAACGTGAGTTGAAAACAATTTACAAAGATCACTATGTAAAATGA
- the smpB gene encoding SsrA-binding protein SmpB yields the protein MAKAKENKPKTQIADNRRARFNYAIEDNLEAGIQLVGTEVKSLREGKANIAEAYVSVEGNEAWLINANIPIYAPASQFNHSPTRPRKLLLKRREINALLGETQRKGRTVVPLKLYFNKEGRAKILIGVGAGKQNYDKRQTQKNRDWQKQKARLMREKG from the coding sequence ATGGCTAAAGCCAAAGAGAATAAACCTAAAACGCAAATAGCTGACAATCGTAGAGCACGTTTCAATTATGCTATTGAGGATAATTTAGAGGCTGGAATACAACTTGTCGGCACTGAGGTTAAGTCACTGCGCGAGGGAAAGGCTAATATTGCTGAGGCCTATGTCAGCGTCGAGGGCAATGAGGCTTGGCTGATTAATGCTAATATACCAATTTATGCGCCCGCAAGCCAATTTAATCACTCACCCACTCGGCCGCGTAAATTGTTGCTCAAACGACGAGAAATCAATGCTTTGTTAGGTGAAACGCAACGAAAGGGTCGAACCGTTGTACCCTTAAAGCTTTACTTCAACAAAGAGGGACGGGCTAAAATATTAATTGGTGTAGGGGCTGGTAAGCAAAATTACGATAAGCGGCAAACTCAGAAAAATAGAGATTGGCAAAAACAAAAAGCTCGCCTCATGCGTGAAAAAGGCTAA
- a CDS encoding multidrug effflux MFS transporter: protein MSEMKSPKRDQMNLPIPQWEFVLMMAAIFGLQALGIDIMLPALEVIGHSFAISNENSQQFVVFAFVLGFGFPQLVFGPISDRFGRKILLQLSLVGYIVFSFLCMFAHSFELLLFYRFMQGITCAGTRVSAGAIIRDLSAGRAMASILSLVYTVFMIVPIIAPALGTLIMLKLPWVWTFGVLGIFASIILVWISFRIPVTLAKEDQRPLSFAAISESFKAVLTHRTSFGYMVASGVMFGCLFAFIGSSEQVFDEVFGRGDRFWLWFAGIASVLAVMNYSNSRVVERFGMRRISHSVVVGFIIFSLTNWLYMHFVGQNFWVFYILFALSFGCFGMIGANFASLAMEPMEKMAGTANAVYGFFTTSVSSLFGIFIAQLFDGTVRPLLLAYIVLGMISLSIVLITEKGKLFGIGEGKT, encoded by the coding sequence ATGTCTGAAATGAAATCTCCGAAACGCGATCAAATGAATCTTCCCATACCTCAATGGGAATTCGTGTTGATGATGGCAGCAATTTTTGGTCTTCAGGCTCTAGGCATTGATATTATGTTGCCTGCTCTTGAGGTGATTGGTCATAGTTTTGCAATTTCAAACGAAAACTCTCAGCAATTTGTTGTTTTTGCTTTTGTACTTGGATTTGGATTTCCACAGCTCGTCTTTGGGCCGATATCTGACCGCTTTGGTCGGAAGATTTTGTTGCAACTCAGCTTAGTAGGATATATTGTTTTCTCTTTCCTTTGTATGTTTGCGCATAGTTTTGAATTACTATTATTCTATCGCTTTATGCAGGGAATTACTTGTGCCGGAACGCGAGTTTCAGCGGGCGCTATCATTCGAGATTTGTCTGCTGGTCGAGCCATGGCGAGTATCTTATCGTTAGTGTACACAGTTTTCATGATTGTCCCGATTATTGCGCCTGCTTTAGGTACGCTTATAATGCTTAAATTACCTTGGGTTTGGACATTTGGAGTATTGGGCATTTTTGCCTCAATAATATTAGTTTGGATTTCTTTTAGAATACCTGTGACACTGGCTAAAGAAGACCAACGCCCTCTTAGTTTTGCGGCCATTTCAGAATCATTTAAAGCTGTCCTTACTCACCGTACGAGCTTTGGCTACATGGTCGCGAGCGGCGTAATGTTTGGCTGTCTTTTTGCATTTATCGGATCATCTGAACAAGTCTTCGATGAAGTATTTGGTCGTGGCGACCGATTCTGGCTTTGGTTTGCGGGTATTGCGAGCGTTTTAGCCGTGATGAACTACTCTAACAGCCGAGTAGTAGAGCGTTTTGGTATGCGCCGCATTAGCCACTCAGTTGTTGTTGGCTTTATCATCTTCTCGCTTACGAATTGGCTTTATATGCATTTTGTAGGGCAAAATTTCTGGGTATTTTATATTCTGTTTGCATTGTCTTTTGGTTGTTTTGGGATGATTGGCGCTAATTTTGCTTCTCTCGCAATGGAGCCTATGGAAAAGATGGCTGGAACAGCGAATGCTGTTTACGGGTTTTTCACGACGTCTGTCTCCAGTTTGTTCGGTATTTTTATAGCGCAACTCTTTGATGGAACGGTAAGGCCATTGTTGTTGGCATATATTGTCCTCGGTATGATCAGCTTGTCTATTGTTCTGATTACAGAAAAGGGCAAGTTATTCGGAATAGGTGAAGGTAAAACTTAG